A genomic window from Streptomyces misionensis includes:
- a CDS encoding MarR family transcriptional regulator: MGAVRRLVDADTGEAIPYAPYAFSGEHIQVDKARVEAITESKEFTPSQKFMVLWWIGVSPQGMAPLRATGADIAKKVGMTADAVGKINRKLLRLRILIERGRIGNYRLYRISPYIAFHGTGIEQREAIKTCNPPDIPGFDNKTPLLWEAQ; the protein is encoded by the coding sequence TTGGGAGCAGTACGCAGACTGGTCGACGCTGATACGGGCGAGGCCATCCCCTATGCGCCCTACGCCTTCTCGGGTGAGCACATCCAGGTCGACAAGGCCAGGGTCGAGGCCATCACTGAAAGCAAGGAATTCACCCCGAGCCAAAAGTTCATGGTCCTGTGGTGGATCGGGGTCTCTCCCCAGGGCATGGCGCCGTTGAGGGCAACCGGCGCAGACATTGCCAAGAAGGTCGGGATGACCGCTGATGCCGTAGGAAAGATCAACCGGAAACTCCTCAGACTACGCATCCTGATCGAGCGCGGTCGTATCGGTAACTACCGGCTCTACCGGATCAGCCCGTACATTGCCTTCCACGGGACTGGGATCGAGCAACGGGAAGCGATCAAGACGTGCAACCCGCCGGACATCCCCGGCTTCGACAACAAGACCCCTTTGCTGTGGGAGGCCCAGTGA
- a CDS encoding MAB_1171c family putative transporter has translation MAVIVSLIMLALSLVFAAALGWKIFQLVKAPRDAALRAVTLCLISAACSFVLAREPFADWIASAGGPGAPRLVQNLFVLSMAYWLMCFYLYSAAADASEGSTRARREALLLALAATGLLTATITAGVGDDGANFRGSDLRDPALVSFYLVADLYLVYALAMALRWTCAYARASQRPLATGLWITAVAIGTMAASCTIRTVLTVVRWQGGTVPQAVTWASSVMIALAVPLFLIGVSYPGAATRIAAVRIRRQHRRLYRRLGPLWQILCEAYPEHTLCRMPAKPWRDHLLPLGIHRRLYRRVIECRDGLVRISPHLSPIAGPVENHPGGADDLADQLFAALRNEQPPTAPAQAAAVAMPLTQSLEDDVRQLVQLSDAVRRRRVVARAQHTN, from the coding sequence GTGGCTGTGATCGTCTCGTTAATCATGCTGGCTTTAAGCCTGGTGTTCGCCGCAGCACTGGGATGGAAGATATTCCAGTTGGTCAAGGCCCCCCGCGACGCCGCCTTGCGCGCGGTCACGCTGTGTCTGATCAGCGCTGCCTGCTCCTTCGTGCTGGCCAGAGAGCCCTTCGCCGACTGGATCGCTTCCGCGGGAGGGCCGGGCGCCCCTCGGCTGGTGCAGAACCTGTTCGTGCTCAGCATGGCGTACTGGCTGATGTGCTTCTACCTGTACTCGGCCGCCGCTGATGCGTCCGAGGGCAGCACACGCGCACGCCGGGAGGCACTCCTGCTGGCTCTCGCCGCGACCGGCCTTCTCACAGCGACCATCACCGCAGGCGTCGGTGACGACGGCGCTAACTTCCGGGGCTCTGACCTGCGCGACCCGGCTCTGGTGAGCTTCTACCTCGTCGCGGATCTATATCTTGTCTACGCCCTGGCCATGGCCCTGCGCTGGACCTGCGCGTATGCCCGGGCCTCCCAGCGGCCATTAGCAACCGGCCTCTGGATCACGGCAGTGGCTATCGGCACCATGGCCGCGTCGTGCACGATCCGCACCGTACTGACCGTGGTCCGTTGGCAGGGGGGCACTGTTCCCCAGGCCGTCACCTGGGCCTCAAGCGTGATGATCGCGCTGGCGGTTCCGCTGTTCCTCATCGGAGTCAGCTACCCCGGAGCCGCTACCCGGATCGCGGCAGTGCGGATACGCCGCCAGCACCGCCGCTTGTATCGCCGGCTGGGGCCGCTGTGGCAGATTCTCTGCGAGGCGTATCCCGAACACACTCTCTGCCGGATGCCCGCCAAACCGTGGCGCGACCACCTGCTCCCGCTCGGAATCCACCGGCGCTTGTACCGCAGAGTCATCGAGTGCCGGGACGGCCTGGTGCGGATCAGCCCCCACCTGTCACCGATCGCAGGCCCGGTGGAGAACCATCCGGGAGGGGCCGACGACCTGGCCGACCAGCTCTTCGCCGCACTGCGCAACGAGCAGCCCCCAACGGCGCCCGCTCAGGCCGCTGCTGTCGCGATGCCGCTGACGCAGAGCCTGGAAGACGACGTGCGGCAGCTGGTTCAGCTGTCGGACGCGGTGAGACGACGACGCGTCGTCGCCAGGGCCCAACACACCAACTGA
- a CDS encoding site-specific integrase codes for MVPSGRQARASAAVIGTGSKLLLLEPPLLGLGGSPVGSELVLDDGEVLTTIIQRGREGHGSLPLISRYDQHEGLHSPRLPFLFQRRRGFIPTALPPAFIASVLREALDRAGLTDQTGEALDLTPHDFRRIFATDALQAGLPPHITAKILGHEDVNTTMGYAAIYPEDVISHHRSYIARRRQLRPSEEYRDLTPEEWDEFITHFELRKVALGVCTRDYGTACVHEHACVRCPSLRPDPDQQDRMEEIIVNLQARLDEAHTRGWRGEVAGLEATLAAAEGKLKTMRDLTQRHGRTYLGMPRFGSSIGRQK; via the coding sequence ATGGTCCCATCGGGCCGACAGGCTCGGGCGAGCGCGGCGGTGATCGGCACAGGCAGCAAGCTCCTGCTCTTGGAGCCGCCCCTGCTCGGCTTGGGTGGCTCACCGGTCGGGAGCGAGCTCGTCCTGGACGACGGCGAAGTTCTGACCACGATCATTCAACGTGGTCGCGAGGGGCACGGATCACTGCCACTGATCTCCCGTTACGACCAGCACGAGGGACTGCACAGCCCCCGCCTGCCGTTTCTCTTCCAGCGCCGTCGCGGCTTCATCCCGACCGCGCTTCCGCCCGCGTTCATCGCGAGCGTCCTGCGCGAAGCACTGGACCGGGCCGGGCTCACCGACCAGACCGGGGAGGCCTTGGACCTCACGCCTCACGACTTCCGGAGGATCTTCGCGACCGACGCTCTTCAGGCTGGTCTGCCGCCGCACATCACGGCGAAGATCCTCGGACACGAGGACGTGAACACCACCATGGGATACGCGGCGATCTATCCCGAGGACGTGATCTCCCACCATCGGTCCTACATCGCCCGCCGCCGACAGCTCCGGCCCAGCGAGGAATACCGCGACCTCACCCCGGAGGAGTGGGACGAGTTCATCACCCACTTCGAGCTCCGCAAAGTCGCGCTCGGCGTCTGCACCAGGGACTACGGCACCGCATGCGTTCACGAGCACGCGTGCGTCCGATGCCCTTCCCTCCGACCAGACCCCGACCAACAGGACCGGATGGAAGAGATCATCGTCAACCTTCAGGCCCGGCTCGACGAGGCCCACACCCGCGGCTGGCGCGGTGAAGTTGCCGGCCTCGAAGCCACGCTCGCCGCTGCTGAAGGCAAGCTCAAGACCATGCGGGACCTCACCCAGCGCCACGGCCGAACCTATCTCGGAATGCCGCGTTTCGGCTCGTCAATCGGACGACAAAAGTGA
- a CDS encoding metal-dependent hydrolase family protein encodes MNQVLITAGRILLGPSSTHINDGAVLVSGDTIVAAGVRNDVLAHTEPGCRVMDFPGATVLPGLIDCHVHLAFDAGPDPVTTLTDSDDATLLLGMAGRAQQLLDAGITTARDLGDRGGLSVRLRDAISDGAMAGPRILAATAPLTPPKGHCWFLGGEVEGENEIRQKVRRNAEEGADVIKVMATGGGLTRGGPSIWQLQFTTEELAVVVEEAHQLGLPVAAHAHGVQGIAAAITAGVDTIEHCSWMTEDGTPELREDLIAQLIAKQIHVCPANHPNWQAFADRVGPEKAAALFAPTRRMAESGVQLVAGTDAGIPRAYFGGLISSLEFFEHLGVPRHRIIDMATTSAASALRLGDQTGRLATGYRADILIVDGDPLTGLDALRAVRLVLAGGRFHVPRSAVAAWAQRPASAKEADCCA; translated from the coding sequence GTGAACCAGGTACTCATCACCGCAGGACGCATACTGCTCGGTCCCAGCAGCACACACATCAACGACGGCGCCGTCCTCGTCTCCGGCGACACCATCGTGGCAGCGGGGGTACGCAACGACGTACTGGCTCATACGGAACCGGGCTGTCGAGTGATGGACTTTCCCGGCGCCACTGTCCTTCCTGGTCTCATCGACTGCCACGTCCACCTGGCCTTCGACGCAGGACCGGACCCGGTCACTACGCTGACCGACAGCGACGACGCGACCCTTCTCCTGGGCATGGCCGGCCGAGCCCAGCAACTGCTCGACGCCGGCATCACCACCGCCCGCGACCTGGGCGACCGTGGCGGCCTGTCCGTCCGGCTCCGGGATGCGATCAGCGACGGTGCCATGGCGGGACCGCGGATTCTGGCCGCCACCGCGCCGCTGACGCCCCCCAAGGGCCACTGCTGGTTCCTCGGCGGTGAAGTTGAGGGCGAGAACGAGATCCGGCAGAAGGTGCGCCGCAACGCCGAAGAAGGTGCGGACGTCATCAAAGTGATGGCGACAGGCGGAGGTCTGACCCGTGGAGGCCCCTCAATCTGGCAGCTCCAGTTCACCACCGAAGAACTCGCCGTCGTGGTGGAGGAAGCGCACCAGCTCGGTCTGCCGGTAGCCGCCCACGCCCACGGCGTTCAGGGAATCGCCGCAGCGATCACCGCAGGGGTCGACACGATCGAGCACTGCAGCTGGATGACCGAAGACGGCACTCCCGAACTACGCGAGGACCTCATCGCGCAGCTGATTGCCAAGCAGATTCACGTCTGTCCTGCCAACCACCCGAACTGGCAGGCCTTCGCCGACCGAGTCGGTCCCGAAAAGGCCGCTGCGCTGTTCGCCCCCACGCGCCGGATGGCAGAGAGCGGGGTGCAGCTCGTGGCGGGGACGGACGCAGGCATCCCACGAGCGTACTTCGGCGGCCTCATTTCCAGCCTCGAGTTCTTCGAGCATCTGGGTGTTCCAAGGCACCGCATCATCGACATGGCCACGACCAGCGCCGCCTCCGCACTCAGACTGGGCGATCAGACCGGACGCCTCGCCACGGGATACCGCGCTGACATCCTGATCGTCGATGGTGACCCTCTGACCGGCCTGGATGCCCTGCGTGCCGTGCGCCTCGTGCTGGCGGGTGGCCGATTCCATGTCCCGCGCTCCGCCGTTGCAGCATGGGCTCAGCGACCCGCCTCAGCGAAGGAGGCTGACTGCTGTGCATGA
- a CDS encoding helix-turn-helix domain-containing protein, with amino-acid sequence MSSATEQGAGGEVSRTLAQKLDHLFRTATPKDQKTPSHEDVAAAINIAAGERAISATYIWQLRTGRKTNPTMKHLEALARYFGVSPAYFLDNEQAQRIDEQLALLQALKESDVRNIALRAHGLSGSSRQTLAGVVDQLRKLEGLGDDPGTRSGEA; translated from the coding sequence ATGAGCAGCGCGACCGAGCAGGGTGCTGGCGGTGAGGTGAGCCGCACTCTGGCGCAAAAGCTCGATCACTTGTTCCGGACCGCGACGCCGAAGGATCAGAAGACGCCCTCCCACGAGGACGTCGCCGCTGCCATCAACATCGCCGCGGGGGAACGGGCGATTAGCGCCACCTACATCTGGCAGCTGCGTACCGGCCGGAAGACTAACCCGACCATGAAGCACCTCGAAGCTCTGGCACGCTACTTCGGTGTCAGCCCTGCCTACTTCCTCGACAACGAGCAGGCACAGCGCATCGACGAGCAACTTGCCCTGCTTCAGGCACTGAAGGAGAGCGATGTGCGCAACATCGCACTTCGGGCACACGGCCTCTCCGGTTCGAGTCGTCAGACCCTGGCCGGAGTCGTAGATCAGTTGCGGAAGCTGGAAGGCCTCGGAGACGACCCGGGCACACGGAGCGGCGAGGCCTGA